From Candidatus Methylomirabilota bacterium, one genomic window encodes:
- a CDS encoding ABC transporter permease, whose translation MNAARRLARSRRGALGGLVVAVMLATGTLAPAMAPYGYSTQSLLQRLKPPTAAHWLGTDGFGRDILTRVIWGSRVSLQVGFLATALAVLVGTFVGGTAGYFGGAADTGLMRVTDVFMSVPALFLILVVVALFGASLLNTALVVGLVTWAPVARIVRGECLSLRTREFVEAARALGASHRRILVRHLLINALPAVIVQSTLLLGQTILIESGLSYLGLGVQPPLPSWGNMVVEGRQFLASAWWVSTFPGLAIFVTVLGFNLFGDGLRDALDPALRSGSG comes from the coding sequence GTGAACGCCGCCAGACGGCTCGCCCGCAGCCGGCGCGGGGCCCTCGGGGGGCTCGTGGTGGCCGTCATGCTGGCCACGGGCACGCTGGCGCCGGCCATGGCGCCCTACGGCTACTCCACCCAGTCGCTCCTGCAGCGGCTCAAGCCGCCGACCGCCGCCCACTGGCTCGGGACCGACGGGTTCGGGCGGGACATCCTGACGCGGGTGATCTGGGGGAGCCGCGTGTCGCTCCAGGTCGGCTTCCTGGCGACGGCGCTGGCGGTCCTGGTCGGCACGTTCGTCGGAGGCACCGCCGGCTACTTCGGCGGCGCCGCCGACACGGGGCTCATGCGGGTGACCGATGTCTTCATGTCGGTGCCGGCGCTCTTCCTGATCCTGGTCGTCGTGGCCCTCTTCGGCGCCAGCCTCCTCAACACGGCGCTGGTGGTCGGCCTCGTCACCTGGGCGCCGGTGGCGCGGATCGTCCGCGGCGAGTGCCTCTCCCTCCGGACCCGCGAGTTCGTCGAGGCGGCCCGCGCGCTGGGGGCGAGTCACCGCCGGATCCTCGTCCGGCACCTCCTGATCAATGCACTCCCCGCCGTCATCGTCCAGAGCACGCTGCTCCTGGGCCAGACGATCCTCATCGAGTCGGGCCTGTCCTACCTCGGCCTGGGGGTGCAGCCCCCGCTGCCGAGCTGGGGCAACATGGTGGTCGAGGGGCGACAGTTCCTGGCCTCGGCGTGGTGGGTCTCCACGTTCCCGGGGCTGGCGATCTTCGTCACCGTCCTCGGCTTCAACCTCTTCGGCGACGGCTTGCGCGACGCGCTCGACCCCGCGCTCCGCTCGGGCTCCGGATAG